The nucleotide window AAAGGAACAGGAAAAGGCAAAACCTATACATTTTTTTAGTTTCTGCTGTTCTTTTTGGCCTCCAAGGCTGTGCCGTCCTTGAGTGTTTCTTGGGCATCATCATCCATTCCAAGGCTGAAAAGGGCGGCTGCTTGGAGATAGAAGGCGGTAGGCCATTCAGGGGACACAGTCTGCGCCTGCATTGCATCTCCAAGAGCTTCGTGCGGCATTTCACTCATTAGGAAAGATAAACAGCGCCGAGCAAATACAGTTGGAGACACCATGGTTCCACCATGGATGAACTACAATATACAAGGAGAGCATCTATAATTAGTGAAACAAGGAAACATGTGTTGTTTGAATAAAATAATCATGTGGGCCCTTCTTGATCATCGAAATCATTCATATGGTGGGTCCTAGGTGGATGGagataccccaaaaatctcccccatcagatgatccaagctgtccaatttGGACTTCAACTCTGACCCAATTATCATCCAATGGCTAGAAGAATCTGTTAGAACTTGGAAGTGATATTAGGGCATGCTTGTTGtatgatgggcccaccagatcaataaTAGAGTTGCCTATCTTATGCACCACAGCCGGGGCAACCAAGAATTCACCATTTATTTTGATCAGCATCATATAATGCCTCTAATGAAACAATGGCAACTTAATTAATGAATGTCAGGAATTGAATAAGATGTAGATGAACAATGGGATGTGCCATACATTGGAATTGTCATCATCAGTCCAATAAAATGGAAACAACCAAACTGATCCTTTGAGGTGGATCATGCGGGTGCAAAGTGAACCGTCTGTTCCAAATCAAACTGAGGATACCACACTTCTACATTTAGCTAACATACCCTAGCCTCGCAAATTGGTGCATACAAATGCAGACTGAGAAAGCTAGACTGAGGTTTGCAGCCAAAGGATTCACCTGTGTGTAGCAATCAATGGCAGTTCCAAAATCTTTCGCTCGGAATGCAGTGTCTCCGTGTTTCTTAGAATTCAATGTCTCCTGCATTTGGTTGGTCCACATTTGAAAGGAAAGCTGCATGACAAAATACCAACTTACTGTGATGTAATAGAATAAAGAAGCAATTCAGCTTAAATAAATCTGTTATTAGTAGAGATAAGATTTTGAATTGAACCAGAACATAGAAAATGAATTGAAGCTCCATCGCTAACCTCATTGGCCACCCCCTCATCGTCCTTGTATCCAACCTTCTCTAACATCTCATGTATGGCAGTGAGATCCATTCTAGAGCAAGCTTCTCCTAATGGAGTCAAAGATAATGGTTGCGTTGAAGATGCAGTTCCATGTGGAATACCCATCAACACATAGGACGGCACCTGCTAGAGAATGCCGAGTGAGAAGTACTACATAGCGAATCTAGTATTTTTCAACAAAGAACAGATAACATTCAGGCCAGGCCAGAGTTGGATAAATGGATAAGCACCAAAAATAGTTCATAGTAGTTTAACTGAACTAACTTGGAACAGATACAGGTAGTTAGGCATATGACTAATTCTAAGGGCCTGTTTTTCCAAACTGTCTACTTCGcatcaaaataaaatattttaattaattatatgGAGAAAGCCTAAAAGCTAGTGTGATTATTTAAGGTGTGCTTGGGTGCCACAAAAAATGCATTTTAACACTCCTTTCTTCCAACAAGCACTGAGAACAGGGCTTGTATGTGCTGAAAGCACACTGACAGTTGGGATGAAcctaagatggtggcccaccccaGAATTTCAttgtagtgtttttttttttttttggtgttggTGAGTTCGATGAATGCTTCATGTTTTCAAACACTTGGCACATAAAAGCATGTGTTTCAGAAACAGTCAATCAACACCTCACTAGccacatttatttttaaaaaaatagggaGGAGGCAGTTTTTTTCTAGAAAATGCATGCCCGCTGCAGATTAAATGAAAAATGAAATGCAAGATACAGTTTAAAAACTCGAGAACTCAAGTCAATATCCAATCAGGTCAGATcaactcgattcaactcgattCTGTATTTAATAATTAAGCAACAAATAGGATTTTACCAATAATAGGTAGTTACACAGGCATGAGTATAAAAATAGGCTAACATTATCACCAAAGCAGATCTTGGCCAGCTGACAGACACTGCTGGATTTACTGCTTGGGGTCCTGAGTTCAAGTCCCATAACCTGCCTAATATCTTTTTATTTAAAAGGCATCAACTCGGCTAGTGACTTGGTTAGAGTCCTGTTGAGTCAACTGAGTAGGGCAAGCTGACTCGAAGAGTCATGCTGAGTCTGAACCAAGTCAAGCTCGCCTGCGAGTTTCATAGTGACTCTGCTCGGTTTCCAGCTAAGTTGAGTTTCAATATGAATCAACCAGTTTTAAAACTACGATCCAAAAACACCCCTAGTTGTGGCTGGACTGTCGTGTGAAGGTATGATCTCCTAGGAGCTCATCAACAATCAGAAACTGATTGCAATATGGTTTACCTCTGTTTCCTTCTGAAGAGAAGTAAGAGCAGTCACAAGCGTCTTTGCATTTGGCCTCTCACGAGGTTCATATTGCAAGCAACGAGAAGCTAATCGCACCAACTCAGTTCCATCATCATTTGAGAAGTGGCCCTCCAAGCAAGAATCCATCAGCATCAGGAAATTCCTACCACGTATAAGGTCAAGTGCCTGCACCAAAAGAGATGGGGGAAATGACAACTTCAATTGGATCTGGAAACAATGCCACTACCAATAGGAATGACAGTCAACATTTTTTTCAAATGGATCAACTTTTCTTGCTGCCACAGATATGGAAGACAAGGAAAATGTGAGTTAAAAAGATGACAGCTACAGTTTATTCTTCAACATAAGAATTCCCACGAGATGTATTTCAGAGAGCGAGAGAGGTATGAGTTACCGAGCAGAACAAAGCGAAACGTAGAGAAAGGAAAATCTTACATGGCTTGGGGGAATATGTTTTCCACTGAGAAGGTCAAGCAAAAGAGTGCCAAAGCTGTAGACCACACTTTCCGGTGTAACTCTCCCTATTAAGAAGATACGTAAAAGTGGAAATTAATCCTTAGTCAGAAATAGGGAACGATTTAATTATTCGTCATTCCATTATAAATGTCTAGCTTTTACCAGAAGGGCATAACGACCACACAGTGGATTGATTTCAAAACTATGAAATGGGTATATAGGttagttgaattgaatgtttagCAAGTACTTGGCAATTATAAACAAACAGCCTCGAAACCACCTATGTAGGTACAAGCCAATTGATGTTTTCTTAGTTATCACAACATATGCTAAAACAAGGTATCCAAGAAAATGCTGTTCAGCTTGTTCATTTTGAAGATACAACAGGGGTTCTTTAGGGCTGGCCCCATATAAATGCACGAGGGCTGCTATCACATTTCTATTTTGATTAACACTAACAGTGGTCTACTAACCATCATAACCACAAACATTCCTATCTAGAATTACTACCCAAAACCATCTTATAAAATACCATTTAAGCGTACCCGCCACCTCAAAACTTTATGCTTCTTGCAGCACCATTACAATGGGTTACCTGTATGGCATGAAAATGCCATGGCCGCATTACAAGTACACCTTTCGGACTCAGAATTGAAGTTTCTGATACATGCACCTATTCCAGAGTTTCAGTAACTTGGCACGCGCGTATATACATGCCCACCTAAATGTCCCATGCCTGCTGAATGCACATGTTTGGAGATAATCCAAGCCATgcaacaggtggggtccactgatgaCCTAAAAAAATCAGGCTCATTTACTCATCATGAGGCCCACACTGTTTGAAGTTTGAGGAATATGGGCAAATGAAGAAGTTGAACCAATGGTCCAAATCCATTGCTCACGGGTGACCTACCTGGTGGGAGGAGAGGGTCACACACATGGAGCGACACGAGAGCATTAGCTGTTGCCCTACCTGGACAAACCCCACATGGCTCAAGTTGGGCACGCGTTGGCAGATTTCGATGGAAGTGTATATACACATGCAGAATTAGCAGCCCTATGCACCCTAACTAGGACGATCCTAATCACAAGCACAGGTGCGCACAAATATCAAACATTGAGCAACTCGACGAAGTGTAATTCACCTGTCCTCAAGTACTCTGGAGGGGTGAAAGCCAAGTTTGTGCTGTAACTCTTCCCGTCTCTGCTATTCTTCATGAGACCAAAGCAAGAGAGCCGGGGATTACCATCCTGTCAAAGGCCGATCCATGGTGAGGGCTAGACAATGAAGATCAAAACAACCAAGGCAACATCACAACAATACAAGGCAATAACAAAACATTCACCTGATCAAAGAGAACCCTGTAAGCATTGAGATCGTGATAGAGTGCCCTCCCTTTACTACTGCAGTACTCCAAAGCTTGTGCTAAATAGAGAGAGACTCTCAATCTCATCGCCCATTTCATAGGTTGGCTTTCCCCTTGGAAATTAAAGAAGAAAATGATCGTAGTAAGAATTCTAGCAGCCAAAACACAAGCTTGATCGAATCCGGTCACATATAACAATCCAATTACCACTAACTAGATCACCAATTGGACTAATATAGAACATGAAGTTCAAGCAGCTCCATTGTCAACTGAATGTTTATTGGTATGTCCAAACCCCAAAATCCATTTTGTTAATTCCCAGTTCTCAAAGAGAGGATTTCAGCTCCGTTATATAAAAAAGATCAGATGTTGCTTTGATCTATCACCATATTCTTGATAAGTTGCATTGCATTACTTTATCATCAGCACTCTCTCGGACACCCAAAAATTCAGAATCAAATCAGAAGAGAAATCTATTGATGAAATGTGAACACCATTAATTAAGATCTCGAATGGCAGCAAGCTTACAATGGAAGAGATGCTTCGCAAGAGTCTCATTCGGCATGAACTCTGCTACCAGCAATCTCTCTTCACCCTCGCAGCAACAACCAATCAGATTCGCTAGCCTCTCGTTCCGAAGTTGCCCGACCAACCTCGCCTCTTCCTGAAATCCAACAAAGACCCAGATCAGAAAAATACAAACAATAAAAAAGCCAGATCgagttcattttttttcttttttgaaaaatacAAAAACCCAGATCAGAAAacccaaaaataagaaaaacccaATAACCAGAAGATTGAAAATAGGGagagagagtaaaaaaaaaaaccaagaattGCCGAGAATCAGGCCACGCCGATCGGTTAAATCTCTTGACAGCAATCTTCCTATCATCATCAAGCGTCCCTCTATAAACAACATTAGGCGCTTTCTCTCCATGCTCAGATACAATATTCTCAGAAGCAAACCCCGACGTCGCAGCCCTGAGCTGCTCCAAGCTGTACTCAGCAAACCCTGGCAAGGCATCCTTCTCATGTTTGCCACCATTCTCTGCAGTAATCAAAGGAAAACACCATTTTTCACTGATATGAACTGTAGAGTGAGAAGAAGGAGAAGTGATCTGGATCCGTTGCTTTTTACCAAGATCCGAAGACTCGAGGACAGTGGGCTTGAGGTGAGATGGCCACCAGCAGAGGGTGAATTTGGAGCAGCGAGCTcccatcgagagagagagagagagagagagagagagagagagatctgaaaGGGGAGAAGGAGAGATTTTAGAGGGGTATTTTCATAGGAGGGGGAGGGGTAAAATAGGAATGAGAATGAAAGGGAGGGTTTTGGATATagtagactctctctctctcgctgtgGATCCAaggtttctctctcctctctctctctctcaggaatGAGGAGAGAGTGTGGAAAGGAGCTTTTGAATCTCCTTTTTTgcggtttttttttctttcagctgTAATGCTGCTTTTTCTACTCCTCTTCCTCTCACTTCATCATTCCctcgccatctctctctctctctctctctctctctctctctcattacccTGTACACATGGTAGCGTGATCCGTTATTCAAGGCCGTTCATCTGGTCTGGCCTACCGTGGATGGAGAATTTGTTTAAGTATGCATGTGTTGGATGACGTTGTACTTCCGA belongs to Magnolia sinica isolate HGM2019 chromosome 8, MsV1, whole genome shotgun sequence and includes:
- the LOC131252679 gene encoding serine/threonine-protein kinase BSK5, coding for MGARCSKFTLCWWPSHLKPTVLESSDLENGGKHEKDALPGFAEYSLEQLRAATSGFASENIVSEHGEKAPNVVYRGTLDDDRKIAVKRFNRSAWPDSRQFLEEARLVGQLRNERLANLIGCCCEGEERLLVAEFMPNETLAKHLFHWESQPMKWAMRLRVSLYLAQALEYCSSKGRALYHDLNAYRVLFDQDGNPRLSCFGLMKNSRDGKSYSTNLAFTPPEYLRTGRVTPESVVYSFGTLLLDLLSGKHIPPSHALDLIRGRNFLMLMDSCLEGHFSNDDGTELVRLASRCLQYEPRERPNAKTLVTALTSLQKETEVPSYVLMGIPHGTASSTQPLSLTPLGEACSRMDLTAIHEMLEKVGYKDDEGVANELSFQMWTNQMQETLNSKKHGDTAFRAKDFGTAIDCYTQFIHGGTMVSPTVFARRCLSFLMSEMPHEALGDAMQAQTVSPEWPTAFYLQAAALFSLGMDDDAQETLKDGTALEAKKNSRN